One window of the Cryptomeria japonica chromosome 7, Sugi_1.0, whole genome shotgun sequence genome contains the following:
- the LOC131057629 gene encoding uncharacterized protein LOC131057629: MPPSALSHLISQQIEYPMLFQLQNTITGHISHCGVLEFVAEEGIIYMPLWMMENMLLQPGDAAKLKHTTLPKGTCLKLQPHTKKFLDISNPKAFLEVSLRNFSCLTTGDTIKLDYNNTIYCINIVETKPESAISVFDTDLEVDFAPPLDYKERERLPLNPANICTTTSSARTTTENTTSTEHEEKSQCRFTAFTGVGRRLDGKPLSPKSPKIKSARSRSPSRAPIRKPGKLVFGGNTVQTHALAMVSGKVAAQKSEKQSEEADKFQPFTGKKYSLKD, encoded by the coding sequence ATGCCTCCTTCTGCCCTTTCTCATCTGATATCTCAACAAATAGAGTATCCAATGCTTTTCCAGCTTCAGAATACCATCACAGGTCACATCTCACACTGTGGAGTACTTGAATTCGTGGCTGAGGAGGGTATAATTTATATGCCGCTTTGGATGATGGAAAATATGCTTCTACAACCAGGAGATGCAGCCAAATTGAAGCATACCACTCTTCCAAAGGGAACATGTTTGAAATTGCAACCCCACACAAAAAAATTCTTAGACATATCCAACCCAAAAGCTTTCTTGGAGGTTTCTCTGAGGAACTTCTCTTGTTTAACCACAGGGGATACCATTAAGTTAGATTACAACAACACCATATATTGTATAAATATAGTTGAAACAAAACCTGAATCTGCCATAAGTGTGTTTGACACAGATCTGGAAGTAGACTTTGCTCCTCCTCTTGATTACAAAGAACGTGAAAGGTTGCCATTAAATCCTGCTAATATCTGCACTACCACATCTAGTGCAAGAACAACAACAGAAAATACTACATCTACAGAGCATGAAGAAAAATCTCAATGCAGATTTACTGCTTTCACTGGAGTTGGAAGGCGTCTGGATGGAAAACCTCTATCACCCAAAAGTCCGAAAATTAAATCAGCAAGGTCAAGATCCCCTTCAAGAGCTCCAATACGTAAACCAGGTAAGCTTGTATTTGGTGGCAACACCGTTCAAACCCATGCACTTGCTATGGTATCTGGAAAGGTCGCGGCACagaaaagtgaaaagcaaagtgAAGAAGCTGATAAATTCCAACCTTTTACTGGCAAAAAGTATTCTTTAAAAGATTGA